Proteins found in one Bordetella genomosp. 9 genomic segment:
- a CDS encoding Y-family DNA polymerase — MQLWIAVYLPRLALDALHPPWPLDVTACAVIEQECVMALTPAAASHGITLGMRRAGANALAPHAILLDRDLAAEGAALEGAALALLQYTPDVALGDQHALLLNVGASLRVFGGPRALARRVAGTLRTLNLQAHLGIAPTAGGAWLLARRADTHTGPRHALAMARLARRLDALPCALLPPAQPHLEWLHGIGCRDFGFLRRLPRAGLQRRCGTALLKTLDAAYGDAAQAHAWISPPLAFKRRFELIERIEHTDAVLAVARILVEQMSGWLTARQRAVPRLTLALEHERGRHARPPSLLELTLAEPAWQPAHLLGLLRERLDRMTLQAPVVAVVLDAPHTVPQPAANTTLFPEPAQVASERARLLDMLTARLGADRVLRPDPVADHRPEVANRWTGVHGAAGASEPAPALDRPFWLLNPPQPLQVRRHRPVYGTPLKLVRGPERIESGWWDEAAAVRDYFVAEDDHAARYWVYRERGVDDARWYLHGLYA; from the coding sequence ATGCAACTCTGGATCGCCGTCTACCTGCCGAGGCTGGCGCTTGATGCCCTGCATCCGCCGTGGCCCCTGGACGTCACGGCATGCGCGGTCATCGAGCAGGAATGCGTCATGGCCCTGACGCCGGCTGCCGCCAGCCATGGCATTACCCTGGGCATGCGCCGCGCCGGCGCCAATGCCCTGGCGCCGCACGCCATTCTGCTGGACCGCGACCTGGCGGCCGAAGGCGCGGCCTTGGAAGGCGCCGCGCTGGCCCTGCTGCAATACACGCCGGACGTCGCGCTCGGCGACCAGCACGCCCTGCTGCTGAACGTCGGTGCCAGCCTGCGCGTATTCGGGGGGCCGCGCGCCCTGGCGCGCCGCGTCGCCGGCACGTTGCGCACGCTGAATCTGCAGGCGCATCTGGGCATCGCGCCCACCGCGGGCGGCGCCTGGCTGTTGGCGCGCAGGGCCGATACCCATACCGGTCCACGCCATGCATTGGCGATGGCGCGCCTGGCGCGGCGCCTGGACGCCCTGCCCTGCGCCCTGCTGCCGCCGGCCCAGCCCCATCTGGAATGGCTGCACGGCATCGGCTGCCGCGATTTCGGCTTCCTGCGCCGCCTGCCCCGCGCCGGCCTGCAGCGCCGCTGCGGAACGGCGCTGCTGAAAACCCTGGATGCCGCGTATGGCGACGCGGCGCAGGCGCACGCCTGGATTTCTCCTCCCCTGGCCTTCAAGCGCCGCTTCGAACTTATCGAACGCATCGAACACACCGATGCGGTGCTGGCGGTGGCGCGCATACTGGTGGAACAGATGAGCGGCTGGCTGACCGCGCGCCAGCGTGCCGTGCCGCGGCTGACGCTGGCCCTGGAACACGAACGCGGCCGCCATGCGCGGCCGCCCAGCCTGCTGGAATTGACGCTGGCCGAACCGGCCTGGCAACCGGCGCACCTGCTGGGCCTGCTGCGCGAACGGCTGGATCGCATGACGCTGCAGGCGCCGGTGGTCGCGGTCGTGCTGGACGCGCCGCACACGGTCCCGCAACCCGCGGCCAATACCACGCTGTTTCCCGAACCGGCCCAGGTCGCCAGCGAACGCGCGCGCCTGCTGGACATGCTGACGGCCCGCCTGGGCGCCGACCGGGTACTGCGTCCCGACCCCGTCGCCGATCATCGGCCCGAAGTCGCCAATCGCTGGACCGGCGTGCATGGCGCGGCCGGGGCCAGCGAACCCGCGCCCGCGCTGGACCGTCCCTTCTGGCTGCTCAATCCGCCACAACCGCTGCAAGTGCGGCGCCATCGGCCCGTGTACGGAACGCCATTGAAACTGGTGCGCGGTCCGGAACGCATCGAAAGCGGCTGGTGGGACGAAGCCGCGGCAGTACGCGATTATTTCGTGGCGGAAGATGACCACGCCGCGCGCTATTGGGTCTACCGCGAACGCGGCGTGGACGATGCGCGCTGGTATCTGCATGGGCTGTATGCCTGA
- a CDS encoding tetratricopeptide repeat protein — translation MRSVYSKSIAGSMLLSACLLLGGNAYAAEATPDQVYQAAQAGNYREAQAMMDQILRDHPNSAKAHFVEAELLGKQGKLQQAQAELNTAIRLDPSQNFARPGAVDELRSLIASSGNASRAQGTFSGIPWGMVLAIAGLLIVVSLVMRARRRANGAAGPNGGYGPMRTSSPYGPNGPYGPQGGAPGAPQGGYGYPGGAAPGQAGPGMGSGILGGLATGAAVGAGVVAGEALMDRVLHRGSDNAGNLGNADPARGAGAATAGEQGYDMGGNDFGLRDASSWDDDEKRKLANNDGGDNSWNVGNPWDDGGSSSDGGSWDDGSSSGSDDWT, via the coding sequence ATGCGCTCCGTTTACTCAAAGTCCATCGCCGGCTCGATGCTGCTGTCCGCCTGCCTGCTCCTGGGCGGCAATGCCTATGCGGCGGAGGCCACGCCCGATCAGGTGTACCAGGCCGCGCAGGCGGGAAATTATCGCGAAGCCCAGGCGATGATGGACCAGATCCTGCGCGATCATCCGAACAGCGCCAAGGCGCATTTCGTGGAAGCGGAATTACTAGGCAAGCAAGGCAAGCTGCAGCAGGCCCAGGCGGAACTCAATACCGCGATCCGCCTGGATCCCAGCCAGAATTTCGCCCGTCCGGGCGCCGTGGATGAACTGCGCAGCCTGATCGCCTCGAGCGGCAACGCATCACGCGCGCAAGGCACGTTTTCCGGCATTCCCTGGGGGATGGTGCTGGCGATCGCCGGGCTGTTGATCGTCGTGTCCCTGGTCATGCGCGCACGCAGGCGCGCCAACGGCGCGGCCGGTCCCAACGGCGGCTACGGTCCCATGCGCACGTCCTCGCCTTACGGACCCAATGGACCCTACGGGCCGCAGGGCGGAGCTCCAGGCGCTCCCCAGGGCGGCTACGGCTATCCCGGCGGCGCTGCCCCTGGCCAGGCCGGTCCCGGCATGGGCTCGGGCATTCTTGGCGGCCTGGCGACCGGGGCGGCGGTGGGCGCCGGCGTGGTCGCGGGAGAAGCCCTGATGGACCGCGTCCTGCATCGCGGTTCGGACAATGCGGGCAATCTCGGCAACGCCGATCCCGCGCGCGGCGCCGGCGCGGCGACGGCCGGCGAACAAGGCTACGACATGGGCGGCAACGATTTCGGCCTGCGCGATGCCAGCTCCTGGGACGATGACGAAAAGCGCAAGCTCGCCAATAACGACGGCGGCGACAACAGCTGGAACGTGGGCAATCCCTGGGACGATGGCGGTTCTTCCAGCGATGGCGGTTCCTGGGACGACGGCAGCAGCAGCGGTTCCGACGATTGGACCTGA
- a CDS encoding error-prone DNA polymerase — protein MQAFDESIAMIPAYAELGCMTNFTFLRGASHAEELVTRAAELGYAALAITDECSVAGVVRAHVEAKTLKLPLIIGSYFELDDPAHPEPMRVILLAQTREGYGNLCELITMARTGAAIKGSYLLAPSQLERPPADYAHLAGLPECLAILAPAQGIDAGQLATQARWLARVFPGRAWMGLMARHQSRDDLHRATVEDTARDCGLPVTALGLAEMHVRSRKPLHDTLTAIRLGKPVSECGYALAANAERHLRSRLQLARLYPAEALRQTLEIARRCTFSLDELRYQYPDEIVPAGTTPGSYLRAETYAGAHRRFGAQIPAAITAQVEKELALIQDLRYEAYFLTVYDIVKFARSQGILCQGRGSAANSAVCYCLGITEVDPARGNSLFERFISKERNEPPDIDVDFEHQRREEVIQYIYEKYGRARAALTAVVISYRPRSVLRDTGKALGVDPAIVDAVAKAHQWWDSREGLLNGFQACGLDPESVVARQWAALATLLMGFPRHLSQHPGGFVISRGKLSRLVPIENAAMEGRSVVQWDKDDLDAMHLLKVDVLALGMLSVIRRALELISLRRGHAFAMQDIPPHDTPTYNMICEADTIGVFQIESRAQMTMLPRLRPREFYDLVVEVAIVRPGPIQGGMVHPYLRRRQGLEEEAYPSEDVRAVLKRTMGVPIFQEQVMQIAMVAAGFSGGEADELRRSMAAWRRKGGVHKFRDKLVDGMLIRGYAKEFAEAIFRQVEGFGEYGFPESHAASFALLAYASSWIKRHEPEAFLAALLNSQPMGFYAPAQLIQDARRHGVTVLPVDVCASDWDSRLDFTHATAKGRPAVRLGLNLVKGMSEAAALRIATARLQQPYAHTADLARRADLSRHDLDALAAADALSALAGHRRQARWEAAAGPPAKGLLRDAAIMETQAPELPLPTEGQTIADDYRSLRFTLHRHPLALLRDKLKARRFETAETLSAYPDKRLARACGLVTVRQRPGTANGTIFVSIEDETGAVNVVVRRELIDRQRKELLASTLLGVYGVWQNVSSVRHLIAHRLVDLTPLLGTLSVTSRNFH, from the coding sequence ATGCAAGCCTTCGATGAATCCATCGCCATGATCCCCGCCTACGCGGAACTGGGGTGCATGACCAACTTCACCTTCCTGCGCGGCGCCTCGCATGCGGAAGAACTGGTGACGCGCGCCGCGGAACTGGGTTATGCCGCCCTGGCCATCACCGACGAATGCTCGGTGGCCGGCGTGGTGCGCGCGCACGTCGAAGCGAAAACGCTCAAGCTCCCGCTGATCATCGGCAGCTATTTCGAACTGGACGATCCCGCGCACCCCGAACCCATGCGTGTGATCCTGCTGGCGCAGACCCGCGAAGGCTACGGCAATCTTTGCGAACTGATCACCATGGCGCGCACCGGCGCGGCCATAAAAGGCTCATACCTGCTTGCGCCTTCCCAGCTGGAACGGCCGCCGGCGGACTATGCGCACCTGGCCGGCCTGCCCGAATGCCTGGCCATCCTGGCGCCGGCCCAGGGCATCGACGCCGGCCAGCTGGCCACCCAGGCGCGCTGGCTGGCGCGGGTATTTCCCGGCCGCGCGTGGATGGGCCTGATGGCCAGGCACCAGTCGCGCGACGACCTGCATCGCGCCACCGTGGAAGACACCGCGCGCGACTGCGGCTTGCCGGTCACCGCGCTGGGCCTGGCGGAAATGCACGTCCGTTCGCGCAAGCCGCTGCATGACACGCTGACCGCCATCCGCCTGGGCAAGCCGGTCAGCGAATGCGGCTACGCGCTGGCCGCCAATGCCGAACGCCACCTGCGCTCGCGCCTGCAGCTGGCCCGCCTCTATCCCGCGGAAGCGCTGCGCCAGACCCTGGAGATCGCCCGCCGCTGCACCTTCAGCCTGGACGAATTGCGCTACCAGTATCCCGACGAAATCGTGCCCGCCGGGACCACGCCGGGCTCCTACCTGCGCGCCGAAACCTATGCGGGCGCGCATCGGCGCTTCGGCGCACAGATACCCGCCGCCATCACCGCGCAGGTCGAAAAGGAATTGGCGCTGATCCAGGACCTGCGCTACGAAGCGTATTTCCTGACGGTCTACGACATCGTCAAGTTCGCGCGTTCGCAAGGCATCCTGTGCCAGGGGCGCGGGTCGGCCGCCAATTCGGCGGTGTGCTATTGCCTGGGCATCACCGAAGTCGATCCCGCGCGCGGCAATTCCCTGTTCGAGCGCTTCATCAGCAAGGAACGCAACGAACCGCCCGACATCGACGTCGATTTCGAGCACCAGCGCCGCGAAGAAGTCATCCAGTACATCTATGAAAAATACGGCCGCGCGCGTGCCGCGCTGACGGCGGTGGTGATCTCCTACCGGCCGCGCAGCGTGCTGCGCGATACCGGCAAGGCGCTGGGCGTGGATCCGGCCATCGTCGACGCGGTGGCCAAGGCGCATCAATGGTGGGACAGCCGCGAAGGCCTGCTGAACGGCTTCCAGGCCTGCGGGCTGGACCCCGAATCCGTCGTGGCCAGGCAGTGGGCGGCGCTGGCCACGCTGCTGATGGGATTTCCGCGGCACCTGTCGCAGCATCCGGGCGGCTTCGTGATCTCGCGCGGCAAATTGTCGCGCCTGGTGCCCATCGAAAACGCCGCGATGGAAGGCCGCAGCGTGGTGCAGTGGGACAAGGACGACCTGGACGCCATGCACCTGCTGAAGGTGGACGTGCTGGCCCTGGGCATGCTTTCGGTCATCCGCCGCGCGCTGGAACTGATATCGCTGCGGCGCGGCCACGCCTTCGCCATGCAGGACATACCGCCGCACGACACCCCCACCTACAACATGATCTGCGAAGCCGACACGATAGGCGTGTTCCAGATCGAATCGCGCGCGCAGATGACCATGCTGCCGCGCCTGCGGCCGCGCGAATTCTATGACCTGGTGGTGGAAGTCGCCATCGTGCGCCCTGGCCCCATCCAGGGCGGCATGGTGCATCCCTATCTGCGGCGGCGCCAGGGATTGGAAGAAGAAGCCTATCCCAGCGAAGACGTGCGCGCGGTGCTGAAACGCACCATGGGCGTGCCGATTTTCCAGGAGCAGGTCATGCAGATCGCCATGGTGGCGGCGGGCTTCAGCGGCGGCGAAGCCGATGAACTGCGCCGCTCCATGGCGGCGTGGCGGCGCAAGGGCGGCGTGCACAAATTCCGCGACAAGCTGGTCGACGGCATGCTGATACGCGGCTATGCCAAGGAATTCGCCGAGGCCATTTTCCGCCAGGTCGAAGGCTTCGGCGAATATGGCTTCCCGGAAAGCCATGCCGCCAGCTTCGCCCTGCTGGCCTATGCCAGTTCATGGATCAAGCGGCATGAACCGGAAGCCTTCCTGGCGGCCTTGCTGAACTCGCAGCCCATGGGTTTCTACGCGCCGGCGCAGCTGATCCAGGATGCGCGCCGCCACGGCGTGACGGTATTGCCGGTGGACGTCTGCGCCAGCGATTGGGACAGCCGGCTGGACTTCACCCACGCCACCGCGAAGGGCCGGCCCGCCGTGCGGCTGGGGCTGAACCTGGTCAAGGGCATGTCCGAAGCGGCGGCGCTGCGCATCGCCACCGCGCGGCTGCAACAGCCTTACGCGCACACCGCGGATCTGGCGCGGCGCGCGGATCTCAGCCGCCACGACCTGGACGCGCTGGCGGCGGCCGATGCCCTGAGCGCCCTGGCCGGCCATCGCCGCCAGGCACGTTGGGAAGCGGCGGCCGGTCCGCCCGCCAAGGGCCTGCTGCGCGATGCCGCCATCATGGAAACACAGGCGCCCGAACTGCCCCTGCCCACCGAAGGCCAGACCATCGCCGACGATTACCGTTCGCTGCGCTTCACGCTGCATCGCCATCCCCTGGCCTTGCTCCGCGACAAGCTGAAGGCGCGCCGCTTCGAAACGGCGGAAACGCTCAGCGCCTACCCCGACAAGCGGCTGGCGCGCGCCTGCGGCCTGGTCACGGTGCGTCAACGGCCCGGCACGGCCAATGGCACGATCTTCGTTTCGATCGAAGATGAAACCGGCGCGGTCAATGTGGTGGTGCGGCGCGAACTGATCGACAGGCAGCGCAAGGAACTGCTGGCGTCCACGCTGCTGGGGGTGTACGGGGTGTGGCAGAACGTCAGCAGCGTACGCCACCTGATTGCCCATCGCCTGGTCGACCTGACGCCACTGCTGGGCACGCTGTCGGTCACCAGCCGGAACTTCCACTGA
- the imuA gene encoding translesion DNA synthesis-associated protein ImuA — protein sequence MPPPEQIHPALWRGTQFARAARAAVPTGYPDLEKELPGGGWPPAALNELLLPRPGIGEIRLLRPALQALDREGSIVLVQPPCVPNIAAWTSWGLDPARLLWVNPERPADALWSAEQVLKNGSCAALLCWLPQAQPESLRRLHLAAQGGATLFFCLRPTRAGAQASPAPLRLALAPAGDGLQVDIVKRRGPVCGHSLYIALDRRAPARDIARPTHDLVFDHHATLDRRLPAEAGA from the coding sequence ATGCCGCCGCCCGAACAGATCCATCCCGCCTTGTGGCGGGGGACGCAGTTCGCGCGCGCGGCGCGGGCGGCGGTGCCGACGGGGTATCCGGATCTGGAAAAGGAATTGCCCGGCGGGGGCTGGCCTCCCGCGGCCTTGAACGAATTGCTGCTGCCGCGTCCCGGCATCGGTGAAATACGCCTGCTGCGGCCGGCGCTGCAGGCCCTGGACCGGGAAGGCAGCATCGTGCTGGTCCAGCCGCCCTGCGTGCCCAATATCGCGGCTTGGACCAGTTGGGGGCTGGACCCCGCCCGGCTGCTCTGGGTGAATCCGGAACGCCCGGCGGATGCCTTGTGGTCGGCGGAACAGGTGCTGAAAAACGGCAGCTGCGCCGCTTTGCTGTGCTGGCTGCCGCAGGCGCAGCCGGAATCCCTGCGGCGGCTGCATCTGGCGGCGCAGGGGGGCGCCACCCTGTTCTTCTGTCTGCGCCCGACGCGCGCCGGCGCCCAGGCATCGCCGGCGCCATTGCGCCTGGCGCTGGCGCCGGCCGGCGATGGATTGCAGGTGGATATCGTCAAACGCCGCGGGCCGGTGTGCGGACATTCCCTGTATATCGCGCTGGACCGGCGCGCGCCTGCCCGGGACATCGCGCGGCCCACGCACGACCTTGTTTTCGATCACCATGCAACTCTGGATCGCCGTCTACCTGCCGAGGCTGGCGCTTGA